Proteins encoded together in one Lathyrus oleraceus cultivar Zhongwan6 chromosome 5, CAAS_Psat_ZW6_1.0, whole genome shotgun sequence window:
- the LOC127085613 gene encoding palmitoyl-acyl carrier protein thioesterase, chloroplastic, protein MASISNIGLHGNWNLSNAKKENVIYTGNLRFNYFHHHNNKRRFSPVITGCNHGSTYNKVDTINGTKVNGLQVAEAPGKLRNENTTDVGLVTNGKLVEGRFVFRQIFVIRSYEIGPDRTLTMETLMNFLQETALNHVTSSGIGGDGFGATREMSLRKLIWVVTRIQVQVQRYNKWGEEIEVDTWVDAAGNNGMRRDWIIRDRCTGEIITKATSTWVIMNRETRRLSKIPEEVKRELSPFYIHRIAVASEERDCEKIDKLTDETAETTRSGLAPRWNDMDVNQHVNNVKYIGWILESVPMKVLEDYKMKSLTLEYRRECTQSNTLESMTCPTERVIGESDNNSSNRKPDLQYTHLLRLQDDKKEVVRARSEWHLKQNQQ, encoded by the exons ATGGCATCAATAAGCAACATTGGTTTACATGGGAATTGGAATCTGAGCAATGCAAAGAAGGAAAATGTGATCTACACAGGAAATCTTAGATTTaattattttcatcatcacaACAACAAACGAAGATTTTCACCGGTGATTACAGGTTGTAACCATGGAAGTACTTATAATAAAGTGGACACAATTAATGGAACAAAAGTGAATGGTTTACAAGTGGCAGAGGCTCCAGGaaaattgagaaatgaaaatACAACAGATGTTGGTCTTGTTACAAATGGAAAATTGGTTGAAGGAAGGTTTGTGTTTAGACAGATTTTTGTTATTAGATCCTATGAAATTGGTCCAGATCGCACTCTCACCATGGAGACACTCATGAATTTTCTTCAG GAAACTGCTCTAAATCATGTTACAAGCTCTGGGATAGGAGGAGATGGATTTGGAGCTACGCGTGAGATGAGTCTAAGGAAACTCATTTGGGTTGTTACTCGAATTCAGGTTCAAGTGCAGAGATATAACAAATG GGGAGAAGAAATTGAAGTTGATACCTGGGTCGATGCCGCAGGAAATAATGGAATGCGAAGAGATTGGATAATCAGAGATCGATGTACGGGAGAGATCATAACTAAAGCAACAAG CACATGGGTGATAATGAATAGAGAAACTAGAAGATTATCGAAAATACCTGAAGAAGTTAAAAGAGAGCTTTCTCCTTTTTACATTCATAGGATTGCTGTAGCTAGTGAAGAAAGAGACTGTGAAAAGATAGACAAACTCACTGATGAAACTGCTGAGACAACACGTTCTGGTTTGGCT CCAAGGTGGAATGACATGGATGTTAACCAGCATGTAAACAATGTGAAATACATCGGATGGATATTAGAG AGTGTGCCGATGAAAGTTCTAGAAGATTATAAAATGAAAAGCTTGACTTTAGAGTATAGGCGTGAATGTACACAATCAAATACGTTGGAATCTATGACATGTCCAACAGAAAGAGTGATAGGTGAATCTGATAATAATTCCAGCAACAGAAAACCTGATCTGCAATACACACACTTACTTCGTTTACAAGATGATAAAAAAGAAGTTGTTCGAGCTAGATCTGAATGGCATTTAAAGCAAAATCAGCAATGA